A single Cyclopterus lumpus isolate fCycLum1 chromosome 1, fCycLum1.pri, whole genome shotgun sequence DNA region contains:
- the abcg2b gene encoding broad substrate specificity ATP-binding cassette transporter ABCG2b translates to MSKGEQTVCGVDEYFEERGPTVTFSNLHYCVHETTCCKKGREKYILNDVSGIMRPGMNAIMGATGSGKTSLLDVIAGRKDPAGLKLGKVMVDGKAVSTELRLSSAYVVQDDILMGTLSVRENLLFSANLRLNPKHHSSTDKNNRVDAIIQDLGLTDCAGTKIGTEFLRGVSGGERKRCSIGMELITSPSLLFLDEPTTGLDSNTANCIINLLNRLSRKGKTVIFSIHQPRYSIFSQFDHLTLMHKGEVVYAGAAAQALEYFTDLGYQIEAFNNPADFFMDVTNGEAKSTLVSLTEGEGTNPLANKFSKSQLCQNMLQELDHVNQSIADGAKGQDKAAAYATSFLYQLRVVCGRTVLNSLRNPQTSYAQLALNVFFAILVGLIYYQMPLTLPEALQNRSGAFFFLIINMVFGNLSAVELFINERAIFIHENSSGYYRTSVYFLSKIFADLIPNRIIPIFVFSATAYYMMGLKPAIGAFLCFALTMSLVSLAGVALAFLVSASVSSFAMANILIALPFVFMMVFGGFLVNLNSMLSWLSWLQWISIFRYGLNAAFINEMAGQLFYSNTTVIPGELFLQSQDIDYSVWGFWQNQVALLGIIFVCMSLAYVQLRRINRWK, encoded by the exons atgtctAAAGGGGAGCAGACCGTTTGCGGTGTTGATGAGTATTTCGAGGAACGAGGGCCAACTGTCACGTTCAGCAACTTGCACTACTGTGTTCATGAGACGACGTGCTGCAAGAAAGGTCGGGAAAAATACATCCTCAACGACGTAAG TGGCATCATGAGGCCTGGGATGAATGCCATCATGGGCGCCACCGGAAGTGGTAAAACATC ACTCCTGGATGTAATCGCGGGGAGAAAAGACCCTGCTGGACTGAAACTAGGAAAAGTCATGGTGGATGGCAAAGCCGTCTCTACGGAACTCAGGCTCAGCTCTGCTTATGTGGTCCAG GATGATATCCTGATGGGCACTCTGTCTGTGAGGGAGAACCTTCTGTTCAGCGCCAACCTGCGTCTCAACCCGAAGCATCACTCCTCCACAGATAAAAACAACAGAGTGGACGCCATCATACAAGACCTCGGCCTAACAGACTGTGCAGGCACCAAG ATAGGGACAGAGTTTCTGCGTGGCGTATCTGGAGGTGAAAGGAAGAGGTGCAGCATCGGGATGGAGCTCATCACCTCTCCCTCTTTGCTGTTTCTGGATGAACCGACGACGGGGCTGGACTCTAACACTGCAAACTGTATCATCAACTTACTAAACAG GCTGTCCAGAAAAGGTAAGACTGTGATCTTCTCCATCCACCAGCCACGCTACTCCATCTTCAGTCAGTTTGACCACCTGACTCTGATGCATAAAGGGGAGGTGGTGTACGCAGGTGCAGCAGCCCAGGCACTGGAATACTTCACAGACCTcg gCTACCAAATTGAGGCCTTCAACAACCCTGCGGATTTCTTCATGGACGTCACAAATGGAGAGGCAAAATCAACATTAGTGTCGCTTACTGAAG GTGAGGGTACAAACCCATTGGCAAACAAGTTCAGCAAGTCCCAACTGTGCCAGAATATGCTCCAAGAGTTGGACCATGTGAACCAGAGCATCGCTGACGGGGCCAAAGGTCAAGACAAGGCAGCTGCCTACGCCACCTCTTTCCTCTATCAG ctgcgtgtggtgtgtggtaGGACAGTTCTGAACTCTCTGAGGAACCCTCAGACCTCTTACGCCCAGTTGGCTCTGAACGTCTTCTTTGCTATTCTGGTGGGACTCATTTATTACCAAATGCCGTTGACGCTGCCCGAGGCTTTACAGAACAG GAGTGGAGcgttcttcttcctcatcatcaACATGGTGTTTGGGAATCTCTCCGCTGTCGAACTCTTCATCAACGAAAGAGCGATATTCAT TCACGAGAACTCCAGCGGCTATTACCGCACTtctgtctacttcctgtccaagATCTTCGCCGATCTCATCCCCAATCGCATCATCCCTATCTTTGTTTTTTCAGCCACTGCCTACTATATGATGG GCTTGAAGCCTGCCATTGGGGCCTTCCTGTGCTTCGCCCTGACCATGAGTCTGGTCAGTCTGGCAGGAGTCGCTCTGGCCTTCCTCGTCTCGGCGAGTGTATCTTCATTTGCCATGGCTAACATCCTCATTGCTCTGCCTTTCGTCTTCATGATG GTCTTTGGTGGTTTTCTTGTCAACCTCAATTCCATGCTGAGCTGGCTCTCCTGGCTGCAGTGGATCAGTATCTTCAGATATGGCCTGAAC gcTGCATTCATCAACGAGATGGCAGGACAGTTGTTCTACAGCAACACCACCGT TATCCCAGGGGAGCTGTTTCTGCAAAGCCAGGACATCGACTACTCCGTGTGGGGCTTCTGGCAGAACCAGGTGGCTCTGCTGGGAATCATATTTGTCTGCATGTCTCTGGCCTACGTGCAGCTGCGACGAATCAACCGCTGGAAATGA
- the LOC117736788 gene encoding cell death-inducing p53-target protein 1-like yields the protein MENLSKEEEAFPTPPPYFSPDESHIGQDARIFHIPPPSPPPSFFPGVVCTGEADLPLTVLEAPPPTPRLTFVSYETELFCYPALTTCPFCKTQVTTHVTYRVGGLVWLMCFLLALCGLFLGCCLIPFFVNYFKDAHHACPRCQRVLHIHRRTCCE from the exons ATGGAGAATTTATCAAAAGAGGAAGAGGCTTTTCCTACACCTCCACCGTACTTCTCACCAG ATGAAAGTCACATTGGGCAAGATGCGAGGATCTTCCATATTCCCCCACCGTCACCAcctccctccttttttcctGGAGTTGTCTGCACAGGCGAAGCTGACTTGCCTCTAACAG TGCTGGAGGCCCCTCCACCGACTCCCAGGCTGACGTTCGTGAGCTATGAAACGGAGCTGTTTTGCTATCCCGCTCTGACAACGTGCCCTTTCTGTAAGACTCAGGTCACCACGCACGTCACCTACCGAGTCGGGGGTCTCGTGTGGCTCATGTGTTTCTTGTTGGCGTTATGCGG GTTGTTTCTTGGATGCTGCCTGATTCCATTTTTTGTGAACTATTTCAAGGACGCCCATCACGCTTGTCCTCGCTGCCAACGGGTCCTCCATATCCACAGGAGGACATGCTGTGAATGA
- the arpc1a gene encoding actin-related protein 2/3 complex subunit 1A — MSLHQFLLEPITCHAWNCDRTQIAISPNNHEVHIYKKSGNQWVKTHELKEHNGHITGIDWAPKSDRIVTCGADRNAYVWSQKEGVWKPTLVILRINRAATFVKWSPLENKFAVGSGARLISVCYFESENDWWVSKHIKKPVRSTVLSLDWHPNNILLAAGSCDFKCRVFSAYIKEVEEKPGPTPWGSKMPFGAVLAEFGGAVGGGWVHSVSFSASGNRLAWVSHDSTVTVVDSSKTASPSQLKTDFLPLLSVIFVSENSLVAAGHDCCPMLFRCDDGEALTFVSKLDLPKQSIQRNISAMERFRNMDKRATTEDRNTALDTLHQNSITQVSIYEGDKRDCRKFCTTGIDGAMTIWDFKSLEASIQGLRIM, encoded by the exons ATGTCCCTTCATCAGTTCCTGTTGGAACCCATCACCTGCCACGCGTGGAACTGCGATAGGACAC AAATTGCCATCAGCCCAAATAACCATGAAGTCCACATCTACAAAAAGAGTGGCAACCAGTGGGTTAAGACTCACGAATTGAAGGAGCACAATGGACACATAACAG GTATTGACTGGGCTCCCAAAAGTGACCGCATAGTGACGTGCGGAGCAGACCGTAATGCCTATGTGTGGTCCCAGAAGGAAGGGGTATGGAAGCCCACACTGGTCATCCTCAGGATCAACCGAGCCGCCACCTTCGTCAAGTGGTCCCCACTGGAGAACAAGTTTGCAGTTGGAAGTGGTGCTCGACTCATCTCTGTCTGCTACTTTGAGTCTGAGAACGACTG GTGGGTGAGCAAGCACATCAAGAAGCCGGTACGCTCCACCGTCCTCAGTCTGGACTGGCATCCCAACAACATCCTGCTGGCTGCCGGGTCCTGTGACTTCAAATGCAG GGTGTTCTCAGCCTACATTAAGGAGGTGGAAGAGAAACCAGGCCCCACACCCTGGGGCAGCAAGATGCCATTTGGAGCTGTGCTAGCAGAATTTGGAGGAGCGG ttggaGGCGGTTGGGTccactctgtctctttctcagcATCTGGTAACCGCCTGGCCTGGGTCAGTCATGACAGCACTGTCACTGTGGTGGACAGCTCTAAGACGGCCAG TCCTTCACAGCTGAAGACGgacttccttcctctcctcagcGTCATTTTTGTTTCGGAGAACAGTCTAGTAGCCGCG GGCCACGACTGTTGCCCCATGCTGTTCCGTTGCGACGACGGCGAGGCGCTGACCTTTGTGTCGAAGCTCGACCTCCCCAAGCAGAGCATCCAGAGGAACATCTCCGCCATGGAGCGCTTCAGGAACATGGACAAGAGAGCCACCACCGAGGACCGCAACACTGCCCTGGACACGCTGCACCAGAACAGCATCAC CCAAGTGTCTATCTATGAAGGAGACAAAAGGGATTGTCGCAAGTTCTGCACCACCGGCATCGACGGAGCGATGACCATTTGGGACTTCAAG AGTCTAGAAGCTTCTATCCAGGGTCTCCGCATCATGTGA
- the arpc1b gene encoding actin-related protein 2/3 complex subunit 1B, with protein MAYHSFLLEPISCHAWNKDRSQIALCPNNHEVHIYKKDGTKWTRIHELKEHNGQVTGIDWATDSNRIVTCGADRNAYVWTLKEGAWKPTLVILRINRAARCVKWSPQENKFAVGSGSRLISICYFEQENDWWVCKHIKKPIRSTILSLDWHPNNVLLAAGCCDFKCRVFSAYIKEVEEKPGPTPWGSKMPFGEMLFESGGSAAAGQTGGGGWVHSVCFSHSGNRLAWTSHDSTVSVAEGGKTGTVNSLSSESLPLLCVTFITENSLVAAGHDCYPVLFVYDGAKTSLTFGGKLDVHKQAAQKGISARERFQNLDRRASETQSTEKDLNSLHKNSISQISVLEGGRRQCIKFCTTGMDGGMCIWDVKSLESAMKDLKIV; from the exons ATGGCGTACCATAGTTTCCTGCTGGAACCAATCAGCTGCCATGCCTGGAACAAAGATCGTAGCC AGATCGCCCTGTGCCCCAACAACCACGAGGTCCACATCTACAAGAAGGATGGGACCAAGTGGACCAGGATCCATGAGCTGAAGGAGCACAACggtcaggtgacag GTATCGACTGGGCCACAGACAGCAACCGTATCGTTACCTGCGGAGCGGACCGCAACGCCTACGTGTGGACCCTAAAAGAGGGCGCGTGGAAGCCCACGCTGGTCATCCTCAGGATCAACCGCGCGGCTCGCTGCGTCAAGTGGTCGCCGCAGGAGAACAAGTTCGCTGTGGGCAGCGGCTCGCGCCTCATCTCCATCTGCTACTTTGAGCAAGAAAACGACTG GTGGGTGTGCAAGCACATCAAGAAGCCGATCCGCTCCACCATCCTCAGTCTGGACTGGCATCCCAACAACGTCCTGCTGGCTGCCGGCTGCTGTGACTTCAAATGCAG GGTGTTTTCCGCCTACAttaaggaggtggaggagaagccCGGCCCCACCCCCTGGGGCAGCAAGATGCCGTTCGGGGAGATGCTGTTCGAATCTGGCGGTTCTGCAGCGGCGGGGCAGACCGGAGGCGGCGGTTGGGTGCACAGCGTCTGCTTCTCCCACTCCGGCAACCGCCTGGCCTGGACCTCCCACGACTCCACGGTGTCTGTCGCGGAGGGAGGCAAGACCGGCAC GGTGAACAGTCTGAGCTCTGAGTCCCTTCCTCTGCTGTGTGTCACCTTCATCACAGAGAACAGCTTAGTAGCAGCT GGCCACGACTGCTACCCGGTGCTGTTTGTGTACGACGGTGCCAAAACCAGCCTGACATTCGGTGGCAAGCTGGACGTTCATAAGCAGGCGGCCCAGAAGGGCATCAGTGCCAGGGAACGTTTCCAGAACCTGGACCGCCGGGCCTCGGAGACCCAGAGCACCGAGAAGGACCTGAACTCCCTGCACAAGAACAGCATCAG CCAAATCTCAGTGCTGGAAGGAGGACGAAGGCAGTGCATTAAGTTCTGCACCACCGGCATGGATGGAGGAATGTGCATCTGGGATgttaag TCTCTGGAGTCTGCAATGAAGGATTTGAAGATAGTCTGA
- the LOC117734773 gene encoding monocyte to macrophage differentiation factor 2-like, with amino-acid sequence MNLIRFMNNRVPPNKRYQPTEYEHAANCATHALWIIPSLLGSSVLHFQSEDQWERLSAWVYGAGLSSLFIISTLFHTVAWKKSHLRSVEHCFHMCDRMVIYFFIAASYAPWLNLRELGPWGCHMRWLVWVMASFGTTYVFFFHERYKITELICYTVMGVFPALVILSMPEQSGLCELLVGGACYCLGMVFFKSDGIVPFAHAIWHLFVAMGASVHYYAIWKYLYAQPPNQVQTSR; translated from the exons ATGAATCTTATACG GTTTATGAACAACCGTGTTCCTCCTAACAAGAGATACCAGCCCACAGAATATGAGCACGCTGCCAACTGTGCCACGCATGCg TTATGGATAATCCCCAGCCTGCTGGGCAGCTCCGTGTTGCACTTCCAGTCGGAGGACCAATGGGAGCGGCTGTCGGCCTGGGTGTACGGGGCGGGGCTCAGCTCGctcttcatcatctccaccCTCTTCCACACTGTGGCCTGGAAGAAGAGCCATCTGCG GTCTGTGGAGCACTGTTTCCACATGTGTGACAGGATGGTGATCTATTTCTTCATTGCTGCCTCCTACGCCCCTTG GCTGAACCTGCGGGAGCTGGGTCCCTGGGGGTGTCACATGCGCTGGCTGGTTTGGGTCATGGCCTCGTTTGGAACCACCTACGTCTTCTTCTTCCACGAGAG GTATAAGATCACAGAGTTGATCTGCTATACGGTGATGGGAGTTTTTCCTGCCCTGGTCATCCTCTCAATG CCGGAGCAGTCGGGGCTGTGTGAGCTGCTGGTGGGCGGAGCCTGCTACTGTCTGGGGATGGTCTTTTTTAAAAGCGACGGCATCGTCCCATTCGCTCATGCCATCTGGCACCTGTTCGTAGCTATGGGAGCGTCCGTACACTACTACGCCATCTGGAAGTACCTTTACGCCCAGCCGCCCAATCAGGTCCAGACGTCCAGATGA